The Babylonia areolata isolate BAREFJ2019XMU chromosome 22, ASM4173473v1, whole genome shotgun sequence genome contains a region encoding:
- the LOC143297416 gene encoding S-adenosylmethionine-dependent methyltransferase Rv2258c-like, with the protein MMSVNDGIPDEKTYAQMAENIHAAGCVSLAMSMAMQTGLVKVLMEASQPLSSQQLADQARLKERYVRELLSSLAALKLIQLEEGSGGSDGRPPMFFLPPQHRTSFEHSATGAVSVSMVGSRFTRVRALFSRDCPDQGLTYNDDFFHDMELSFEPSKDRVAAAILKTPGLKEKMERGLRALEIGCGSANVSCHLAAQFPKSHFLLTDLSPEGAESARRTIKRLGLTNVSVQLMDIYQSPQDWADRYDWIFAMDVIHDLPYPLKALQEVRRMLKPGGHFSMVDMFMSSYLSENVGNPLAAALYTIGTFLCIPESYQKADSQALGPCWGEQLALRLVKEAGMEVLDLIDTLREAPRLIALCMCQKAN; encoded by the exons ATGATGTCTGTAAACG aCGGCATTCCTGACGAGAAGACTTACGCCCAGATGGCGGAGAACATACACGCAGCAGGGTGCGTGTCTTTGGCCATGTCGATGGCGATGCAGACCGGGCTTGTGAAAGTCCTCATGGAAGCCTCGCAGCCCCTCTCTTCCCAGCAGCTGGCTGACCAGGCCCGCCTGAAAGAACG CTATGTCCGAGAGCTGCTGTCCAGTCTGGCCGCCCTGAAGCTGATCCAGttagaggaggggagtgggggtagtgaCGGACGCCCCCCCatgttcttcctccctccccagcaCCGCACCAGTTTTGAACATTCCGCTACCGGGGccgtctctgtctccatggttGGATCTCGATTTACCCGCGTCCGTGCCCTCTTCTCCCGGGACTGTCCTGATCAGG GTCTCACATACAACGATGACTTTTTCCACGACATGGAACTCTCCTTTGAACCTAGCAAGGACCGCGTGGCAGCAGCAATCCTCAAAACCCCCGGACTGAAGGAGAAGATGG AGAGAGGACTGCGGGCCCTGGAGATCGGCTGTGGGTCGGCCAACGTGTCGTGCCACCTGGCGGCGCAGTTCCCCAAATCCCACTTCCTGTTGACGGACTTGTCGCCGGAAGGAGCGGAGAGCGCCAGACGCACTATCAAGAGACTGGGGCTGACCAACGTCAGTGTGCAGCTGATGGACATCTACCAAAGCCCCCAGGACTGGGCGGACCGCTATGACTGGATCTTCGCCATGGACGTCATCCACGacctcccctaccccctgaaGGCTCTGCAGGAGGTCCGCAGAATGCTGAAGCCTGGAGGCCACTTCTCCATGGTGGACATGTTCATGTCCTCCTACCTGTCAGAGAACGTGGGCAACCCTCTGGCCGCTGCCCTCTACACCATCGGCACTTTCCTGTGCATCCCCGAGAGCTACCAGAAGGCCGACTCCCAGGCTCTGGGCCcctgctggggagagcagctggcTCTGAGGCTGGTGAAGGAGGCGGGGATGGAGGTGCTGGACTTGATTGACACCCTGCGCGAAGCCCCGCGGCTTATAGCGCTCTGCATGTGTCAAAAAGCAAATTAG